TTAATTTCTTTAAGATTATATCTGCTTCACTAAACATCAGATCCCAGTCTATTCTAAAATTTTTAGTCAATTCCCTTCCTAAAAAAATATTTTCTGCTATGGAAAGGTGATCTATTAGGTTTAACTCCTGATGTATTATGGCTATCCCTGCATCCTGCGATTCTTTGGGACCGTTAAATTCAACTTCTTTTCCATTATGTTTGATGATTCCTGCATCCCTTTTGTATATTCCTGTGATTATTTTCATCATAGTTGATTTCCCTGCACCATTTTCACCAAGTAAGGCCATTACTTTCCCCTCATACACGTTCAGCCTGGCTCCATCCAATGCTCTTACACCTGGAAAATCCTTAATTATTCCTGAAATTTCTAATATTTTTTCCATATATTTTCTCCTTAGAATGTTACTCCTGATTTCAAAATAATATTGGCATATGGTGTACACTCTCCAGTTCTCACCACAGCTTTACTCTCTTTAGTTATTCCTTTAAATTCCTCATGGGATACTTCTATAATGGTGATTTCTCCGCATTTTATCTCCAGTAATTTTAATAACTTAGTGTAAAATTCACCGCTTATATCCTTCATCTCCTCAGCAATCACCACTTCTTCTACCTTTAATTCATCTAAGATCACTTCTAAAGTCCCTAAAAAAGTAGGCACTCCCTTTTCCACTGCCAAATCTATCCTCTTTACCTCATTTGGAATCGGCAGCCCTGCATCTCCTACAGTTATATGGTCTGTATGTCCCATGGTAGATATCACAGAACTGATCTCGCTGTTTAATAATCTGCCTTTTTTCATAAATTTTCCCCCTACTTCTTTTTTCTTTCTTTGCCACCAATCTTCACTAATTTATGGTACGGGTAATTCATGAATTACCCCTTCAATTTACCTAAAATTTATAATTTACCACTTCATCCCATGTAGGCAGCGAACTCTGTGCTCCCTCTTTTGTTACTGTTATGGCTCCTACACGAGCCCCGAATTCCATAGCTTCCTCTATTTTTTTTCCTTCTGCCAGCATCCTGATAACTCCGCCGATAAATGAATCTCCTGCTGCTGTAGGATCTACTGCTTTCACTTTATGGATTCCTACTTTTACTACCTTATCTTTTCCTACAAAGACCGAACCATTTTTTCCCATGGTAACTATGAGATTTTTTACTCCCATATCCATAAGTTTTTTAGCGGCCACTAATACCTCTTCCTGTGAATCTGCAGGCATCCCGCTGAGCAGCTCTAATTCGGTTTCATTGGGCACCAGGTAGTCTACATTTTTTATTATATCCATGGACAGCTTTTCAGCCGGGGCCGGATTAAGTATCGTGATTTTATTATATTCCTTTGATTTTTTCAGGATATATTCCACAACATCTATAGGAATTTCCAGTTGAAGGAGAACTATATCTGCATTTTTTATCAGGTCTATATTTTTATCTATATCATCTGTACTTATCTCAAAATTAGCTCCCGGGACTACTATTATTGTATTGTCTGCGTTTTCATCTACCACTATTGAAGCTATCCCTGTATTTCTTTCACCTTTTTTTATACACCCTGTATTTACATTGTTCTTTTTTAATCCCTCTATTAATATATCTCCATGGGAATCTTTCCCTACACAGCCAAACATAGTTACATCTCCACCTAATTTAGCTATGGCCACTGCCTGGTTGCCTCCTTTCCCTCCTGGAATCTGGAAAAAGCTTTTCCCAATAATTGTTTCTCCTAATTTAGGATGCCTTTCACTCATGGTAACCAAATCCATATTGAGACTTCCAATTACTAATATTTTTTTCATTTTCCCTCCCTGTAACCGCTTACATCTTATGTTAAAAAATTTATTTTTTTATTTCCCCTGGAATTTTTACGATCTTTCTGGATTTATCTCCATTTAATTTTCCCTTTAGGATATCTACTGCCTTTTCTCCAATAGATTTTACATCAAATTCTAAATAATCTATTTTTACCCCAAAAATTTCAGCCATTTCCACCTCATCAAAACTGAATATCAGGATATTTTCTGAAATTTTAATATTATTTTCAATAAGCCCCTTTATAACTCCCAAGGTCATCATATTGTTGGCCACAAATAGTGCTTCAGGAAGCTTGTTATCCCTGATTATTTCGGTTATTATCTTATACCCTGATTCTATTTTATAATCACCATAGTAGACTTTTTCCTCTAAGTTTTTTTCTCCCATGGCTATACTATAACCCTTTAATCTTTTAGTGGCTGTAGTGGTTCTTACAGGTCCCGAGATCATGGCTATATCACTTACCTTAGTCAATAGATATTTAGTTGCCTTATAGGCACCCTTTCTATTTTCTAAATATACCTTGGAAAAATTATCCCCTTCAATCTCTCTGTCTACAAGTACATAGGGAATTTTAAATTCATCCAGCCTGTTAAAATGTTTATAACTTGAATCTTTATCTTTTGCCACAGGGACTATTATAACTCCCTTTACCCTTTGTTCTATCAGAGTTTCTATTACTCTTTTTTCTTTTTTTAGACTGCCGTAACTGTTTAAAAGGATTATATTTAAGTTTTCTTCCTCTATTTTTTCATAGATCCCTTTTATTATCTTTCCAAAAAAAGGGTTGTCCAGGTCCGGTATCACCACTCCTATAGTATTCGTTTCCTTCTTAGCTAAATTTTGAGCTGTTATATTGGGTCTGTAATTTTTAGCCTTTATCACTTCTAAGACTATTTTTCTCGTCTCTTCTCTCACCGAAGTGGAGTTATTTATAACCCTCGACACTGTGGCTGTGGAGACACCTGCTAGTTGTGCTATATCTTTTATCCTCATTCTGTTCTCCTCATTTATATTGTAACCGCTTACATATGTTATACACCATTGTAACATGTTTGTCAAACGATTTAAAAGTTTTATTTTGGAACGTTGCAGGTATAATTTTCTAGATAATAAAAAAAGATAAAAATTAATATTAATTTTTATCTTTTTTTATTACTTTTTCATCCCCTTAATTAAAAGGTTGGCTGTAGCCGTATTTGTAGCTACTGGTATCTTGTGAACATCACATAACCTTATAAGAGCCTGTACATCCGGTTCATGGGGCTGGGAGGTAAGGGGATCTCTGAAGAAAAATATTGCCTCTATCTCATCTGTTGCAATAAGTGCCCCTACCTGCTGGTCTCCTCCAATTGGTCCCGATTGAAATCTCATAACCTCCAAATCTGTAGCTTGTATGATCCTTCCTCCGGTAGTTCCTGTACTGACTAAACTATGTTTAGAAAAGAATTCCCTGTGCTCCTTCACAAAATCCACTAATTCATCTTTTTTCCTGTCATGGGCTACTAATGCTATTTTTTTCATTTTATACCTCCCCTAAAAATATTATCTTTCTTAAGATAGAGTTTAACATTTTTTTATCTTTGTAGTAAAATATAATAATTATATTAATATGAGGAGTCAGCCTATGATACAGATATTTGGAATGAAAAACTGTAATGACACAAAGAAAGCCATAAGATTTTTTAAGGATAGAAAAATTAATGTTCAATTTATCAACCTCAAGGAAAAGGAGATCTCCAAAGGAGAGTTGAAGAGTATAACAAAAACTTTTGATATTGAGGAGCTGCTGGATAGAGAGGGGAAGGAATTTAAAAAGCGTAATTTAGAATACTATGTATTTGATACGCTGGAATTATTGATGGAATCTCCTGAACTCTTTAAAACCCCCATTCTCAGAGAGAAAGACAGAGTAAGTCTAGGATATCAGCCTGAGATATGGAAGGAATGGATAAAATAACAAAAAGTGTCGCATTTGCGGCACTTTTCGTGGTTCTGTCTCATATTTACAACTTTTTCTTCTTAAATTTATCTTTTTGTTATTGTACCATTTTTAATATCTAAGGTGAAATTTTCACTCGGAAGATCTGTAGAAAATTTTAACATAATAGAAAAAATACCATTAAACCTTTTTTGGAAAACATTTGATATACTGTTTTCCCCAGAAACTTTATTGTCTTCATAAACAAGTTTGATGTCAGTATCTGAAAGAACTTTAGATAGAAGTTTATATTGCTCAATTCTCCTAAGAGAGATATCTTTTAAAGCCAGGGAATCCGCATTTCTTAGTTTATAAAAATCAGTTATAAGGTCAAATCCACTCCAGTTTTCATAGTCTTCCAAAGATTCGTCTTTATTTAACAGATTCTCAGCTTTATCTTCTGCATTCACCCATTCAGGGGTATTTTTAAAGTCAACGTTACTCCATTGATCAAGACTTATTTCTGTTTCTAATTGTGAAAGGATAAGCATCTCTTTTCCATTGAGTTTAAAAATCATCTCTTTAATATCTTCTGGCCATTCCTTTGGTAGGAAACGAAGCCTAACCAATTCTTTAATGTGCCACTCACTAAATTCATAATAATTTTTGGAAGTTAAGATATCTTTATTCCAGATATTATCATACCCTAATTTATCTAAATAATCGTATTCTG
This region of Psychrilyobacter piezotolerans genomic DNA includes:
- the rbsD gene encoding D-ribose pyranase — translated: MKKGRLLNSEISSVISTMGHTDHITVGDAGLPIPNEVKRIDLAVEKGVPTFLGTLEVILDELKVEEVVIAEEMKDISGEFYTKLLKLLEIKCGEITIIEVSHEEFKGITKESKAVVRTGECTPYANIILKSGVTF
- the rbsK gene encoding ribokinase — its product is MKKILVIGSLNMDLVTMSERHPKLGETIIGKSFFQIPGGKGGNQAVAIAKLGGDVTMFGCVGKDSHGDILIEGLKKNNVNTGCIKKGERNTGIASIVVDENADNTIIVVPGANFEISTDDIDKNIDLIKNADIVLLQLEIPIDVVEYILKKSKEYNKITILNPAPAEKLSMDIIKNVDYLVPNETELELLSGMPADSQEEVLVAAKKLMDMGVKNLIVTMGKNGSVFVGKDKVVKVGIHKVKAVDPTAAGDSFIGGVIRMLAEGKKIEEAMEFGARVGAITVTKEGAQSSLPTWDEVVNYKF
- a CDS encoding LacI family DNA-binding transcriptional regulator, translating into MRIKDIAQLAGVSTATVSRVINNSTSVREETRKIVLEVIKAKNYRPNITAQNLAKKETNTIGVVIPDLDNPFFGKIIKGIYEKIEEENLNIILLNSYGSLKKEKRVIETLIEQRVKGVIIVPVAKDKDSSYKHFNRLDEFKIPYVLVDREIEGDNFSKVYLENRKGAYKATKYLLTKVSDIAMISGPVRTTTATKRLKGYSIAMGEKNLEEKVYYGDYKIESGYKIITEIIRDNKLPEALFVANNMMTLGVIKGLIENNIKISENILIFSFDEVEMAEIFGVKIDYLEFDVKSIGEKAVDILKGKLNGDKSRKIVKIPGEIKK
- the mgsA gene encoding methylglyoxal synthase encodes the protein MKKIALVAHDRKKDELVDFVKEHREFFSKHSLVSTGTTGGRIIQATDLEVMRFQSGPIGGDQQVGALIATDEIEAIFFFRDPLTSQPHEPDVQALIRLCDVHKIPVATNTATANLLIKGMKK
- a CDS encoding arsenate reductase family protein translates to MIQIFGMKNCNDTKKAIRFFKDRKINVQFINLKEKEISKGELKSITKTFDIEELLDREGKEFKKRNLEYYVFDTLELLMESPELFKTPILREKDRVSLGYQPEIWKEWIK